Proteins from a single region of Drosophila kikkawai strain 14028-0561.14 unplaced genomic scaffold, DkikHiC1v2 scaffold_255, whole genome shotgun sequence:
- the LOC121502313 gene encoding uncharacterized protein has protein sequence MSSLEQLKSQRTSARKNLTRMSKSVEPDLNLSPLELACRLSILESYFKLALSTQEAIEQLDPAELHRSTRFELEELFIQAKVCVQEQLGPEANSTGINESTVNFGHTTAVKLPRLALPTFDGKYCEYQNFITSFNQVVGHQPSMSKIEKFNQLLNCLRGPALETVRAFQVTADNYTKALDRLKQRYDNPTLVFLDNISSLFALPTAAKANGQQLRSLIDNASALYNSLRSLGNETQICQAMLISIVMGKVDQETKRKWNESLDYTVLPSWDNCVQVVERHCQYLESDKKPAAEASMVQPGGHRSRSQRNQASLSFNCTTQTCNICSNTDHKTFRCPELINLALENRLNAVKRYKLCINCLGKNHLVANCPSTQRCRTCALAHHTLLHRPSPGSTATPLPQPQAESAQVSDAVTHTHTEPRSDCVILATALVLVKDASGCYKIGRALLDSCSQVNFISEEFAQSLRLPRSKRNLEIRSIGETQTQIKHHTTTNIKSRHNHFELLLDFCVTSHIAYHPDSEIDISSWNLPQHSSLADEHFNKSRRIDLLLGTETFFDILAVGQVKLGKDLPVLQKTLLGWIVSGRCRAHPRTLHQYSSIVLDKIDENLERLWRIDHVVTPENTLTPEQRNCEEFYTTTVRRNSDGRVEVRLPFKDAPTALGASFDIARRRFLSLERNLGKRPEVWAKYVQFMQEFQDLGHMSLVGHPQLNTPHYYIPHHCVLKPNSTSTKLRVVFDASCKTTSQKSLNDLLMVGPTIQPDLYTLLLRFRIHRYAITADVVKMFRQVNVSAQDRRFQYILWRASPSQPLSTFELNTVTYGTAAAPYLAIRSMSYLADHFMDKLRIGAEAIKSSFYVDDFLGGSDTVEELHQIKREVTTILQDGQLELAKWHSNHCKFVDDNTIKHLQLDDEMLTSTLGLKWDQVRDTFMFSFSPRVESDHVTKRTILSVASSLFDPLGLVTPIIIVAKIILQELWLLKLHWDESVPQGIHTAWMSLLSSLTSLESIAIPRYCLQPAIQSLQIHGFCDASIRAYGCCIYARTVGSDGLIKVQLITSKSRVAPTKKLSLPKLELCGAHLLAQLHQKIIRIFADREPTSYLWCDSQIVLHWNRQHSATLSTFVGNRIAEIQEMTSDCHWRHVPTHCNPADILSRGCTIAELEQSIWFEGPEFLRQEPQYWPRDNKDINDIDLEAVQLEKRKSAFAVQTTSNPLLEGVYKSSSYQRCLLVVAWMFRFIHRCQLFLAASPYKPNHCASPSPTPTELQRALHCIVWNIQTNHFAQEISSVLKGQPIRTNLKNLSLFLQVTDGFQLLKVGGRLELADYPETQRHPVLLPAKDPFVSQFVRRLHLQNYHAGPRTLVGLIRRQFWIVNARDLARQVVRSCIHCRRYRPTLEKQLMGQLPKERITPSRPFSRCGIDFCGPINVYLRIRGKPPTKAYLAVFVCFATKAIHVEVVSDLTTDSFIASLKRFIARRGLPSDIFCDNATNFAGANNKLEALKQFLFKKETAESIHNFCRNEFINFHFIPPRAPHFGGIWEAAVKSVKGLLNRTLRDTRLTFEELATAAADVEAILNSRPLTPLSTDPNDLAALTPGHFLVGDALRALPEAPPIDDNLDKLDRWKKVSAIKHHIWSRWSHEYVNELQVRTTWTKTAPNLAVNDMVIVHEDNLPPQRWLLGRVVSTIAGSDNIVRVANVRTAKGIIRRPIRKLALLPVS, from the exons ATGTCTTCGCTGGAGCAACTTAAGTCTCAGCGAACGAGTGCTCGAAAGAACCTTACGCGCATGAGCAAATCAGTGGAACCTGACTTGAATCTATCTCCGTTGGAACTCGCTTGCCGTTTGTCGATTTTGGAATCGTATTTTAAACTCGCTTTATCCACACAGGAGGCCATAGAGCAGTTGGATCCAGCTGAGCTACACCGCAGCACTCGTTTCGAGTTAGAGGAGTTATTCATCCAAGCCAAGGTTTGCGTTCAAGAACAGCTTGGACCAGAAGCAAACAGCACAGGCATAAACGAATCTACGGTTAATTTTGGGCATACGACTGCAGTCAAGCTTCCTCGCTTAGCGTTGCCAACATTCGACGGCAAGTACTGCGAGTACCAAAACTTCATCACGTCGTTCAATCAGGTCGTAGGCCACCAGCCATCAAtgtctaagatcgagaagttcaACCAGTTGCTAAACTGTCTTCGAGGACCCGCCCTAGAAACGGTACGAGCATTCCAGGTGACCGCAGACAACTACACGAAGGCTCTGGATCGCTTAAAGCAGCGCTACGACAACCCAACTCTCGTCTTCTTGGACAACATATCGTCGCTCTTCGCTTTGCCAACCGCTGCCAAAGCAAATGGTCAGCAGTTGCGCAGTCTAATCGACAATGCGTCCGCATTGTACAACTCGTTGCGTTCGTTGGGCAACGAGACACAGATCTGTCAGGCCATGCTCATCTCTATAGTCATGGGAAAGGTGGACCAGGAGACCAAGAGGAAATGGAATGAGTCATTGGATTATACCGTCTTGCCTTCTTGGGATAACTGTGTTCAAGTCGTCGAACGTCATTGCCAATATTTGGAATCGGATAAGAAGCCTGCTGCTGAAGCCTCTATGGTCCAACCAGGCGGCCATAGATCGCGCTCGCAAAGGAACCAGGCAAGTCTGTCCTTCAATTGTACAACGCAAACTTGTAACATCTGTTCAAATACAGATCACAAGACCTTTAGATGCCCAGAACTAATTAATCTCGCCCTAGAAAATCGTCTCAATGCAGTAAAACGCTACAAGCTATGCATTAATTGTCTCGGCAAGAATCATCTTGTCGCCAACTGCCCGTCTACACAGAGATGCCGCACCTGTGCGTTAGCGCATCATACTCTGCTTCATCGGCCCTCACCTGGGTCGACCGCAACTCCCTTGCCACAACCTCAAGCGGAGTCTGCACAAGTTTCGGACGCAGTCACACATACTCACACGGAACCGCGTTCCGATTGCGTCATCCTGGCCACAGCGCTGGTCCTGGTCAAGGATGCGTCCGGATGCTACAAAATAGGAAGAGCGCTTTTGGATTCATGCTCTCAGGTGAATTTCATATCCGAGGAGTTCGCCCAAAGTCTCCGACTGCCTCGGAGCAAACGCAACCTAGAGATTCGTAGCATTGGAGAGACGCAAACGCAAATCAAACACCATACAACCACCAATATCAAGTCGAGGCACAACCATTTCGAGCTACTCCTTGATTTTTGCGTGACATCACACATCGCCTATCACCCAGATTCGGAAATTGACATTTCCTCATGGAATCTTCCGCAGCATTCATCGCTAGCCGACGAACACTTCAACAAGTCTCGTCGCATCGATTTGCTTTTAGGCACGGAAACCTTCTTCGATATCTTGGCAGTCGGCCAAGTTAAATTAGGAAAGGATCTGCCCGTACTCCAGAAAACGCTACTTGGATGGATAGTGTCTGGTCGATGCAGAGCTCATCCCAGAACCCTCCATCAGTACTCATCTATCGTACTAGATAAAATTGACGAAAATCTGGAACGTCTATGGCGCATCGATCATGTAGTGACTCCCGAGAATACACTTACGCCGGAGCAGCGAAATTGTGAGGAGTTCTACACAACCACGGTACGACGCAACTCTGATGGTCGAGTGGAAGTACGACTCCCATTTAAGGATGCACCTACCGCTCTCGGAGCCTCATTCGACATCGCGAGGAGGAGATTTTTATCGCTCGAACGCAACCTAGGCAAACGGCCTGAGGTATGGGCCAAATATGTACAATTCATGCAGGAGTTCCAAGACCTGGGACATATGAGTCTCGTGGGTCACCCGCAGTTAAACACTCCGCATTATTATATTCCACACCACTGCGTGCTTAAGCCAAATAGCACATCAACGAAGCTCAGAGTGGTTTTCGACGCATCTTGCAAGACAACGTCCCAGAAATCGCTCAACGATCTTTTAATGGTCGGGCCGACCATTCAGCCAGACCTTTATACATTGCTTCTTCGTTTTCGTATACACCGCTATGCAATCACTGCGGATGTAGTAAAGATGTTCCGTCAAGTCAACGTGTCTGCCCAAGATCGCAGATTTCAATACATCCTTTGGAGAGCTTCGCCATCGCAACCCTTAAGCACCTTCGAATTGAATACCGTAACGTATGGTACGGCGGCTGCACCGTATCTGGCCATACGCAGCATGTCCTATCTAGCCGACCACTTCATGGACAAATTGAGAATTGGGGCTGAAGCCATCAAATCGTCGTTCTATGTGGATGACTTCCTGGGTGGATCGGACACGGTAGAGGAGCTACATCAAATCAAGAGGGAAGTTACAACGATTCTACAGGATGGTCAATTGGAACTCGCAAAATGGCATTCAAACCACTGTAAGTTTGTCGACGACAATACAATAAAACACTTACAGCTGGACGACGAGATGCTAACTAGCACGCTTGGCCTAAAATGGGACCAAGTACGGGACACCTTCATGTTTTCGTTTTCGCCAAGAGTAGAGTCAGACCACGTTACCAAACGCACTATCTTGTCAGTTGCATCGTCACTATTCGATCCGTTGGGATTAGTTACTCCCATCATCATCGTGGCAAAAATCATCCTGCAGGAGCTGTGGCTACTAAAGCTACACTGGGATGAGTCAGTACCCCAAGGAATCCATACAGCTTGGATGTCCCTTCTTTCGTCGCTTACGTCGTTGGAGTCTATAGCAATACCACGATATTGCCTCCAACCGGCTATACAATCTCTTCAGATACATGGCTTCTGTGACGCCTCCATTAGAGCGTACGGATGCTGCATCTACGCTCGCACAGTCGGATCAGATGGGCTAATCAAGGTACAGCTAATCACATCCAAGTCCAGAGTTGCTCCCACCAAGAAGCTATCTCTACCCAAATTAGAACTGTGCGGAGCACATCTGCTAGCACAACTCCATCAGAAAATTATTCGAATCTTCGCAGACAGAGAGCCAACCTCGTACTTATGGTGCGACTCTCAAATCGTTCTACATTGGAATCGCCAGCACTCAGCCACATTATCGACCTTTGTCGGCAATCGAATTGCTGAAATTCAAGAAATGACATCAGATTGTCACTGGAGACATGTTCCAACACACTGCAACCCGGCAGACATCTTGTCCAGAGGCTGCACCATCGCCGAGTTGGAACAATCGATATGGTTTGAGGGACCTGAGTTTCTACGTCAAGAACCGCAATATTGGCCTAGGGACAATAAAGACATCAATGACATTGATCTGGAAGCTGTGCAACTGGAGAAAAGAAAATCAGCGTTTGCCGTACAGACTACCAGTAATCCACTGCTTGAGGGAGTCTACAAATCCAGTTCATATCAGCGCTGCCTATTAGTCGTCGCCTGGATGTTTAGGTTCATTCACCGCTGTC AACTATTTTTGGCCGCGTCTCCATACAAGCCCAACCACTGTGCATCGCCATCGCCAACGCCAACGGAATTGCAGCGGGCGCTGCATTGCATCGTCTGGAATATCCAAACCAATCACTTCGCTCAAGAGATATCATCGGTCCTGAAGGGCCAGCCGATTCGCACTAACCTTAAAAACCTTAGTCTCTTTCTCCAGGTCACAGATGGTTTCCAACTTCTAAAAGTCGGAGGACGCCTGGAGTTAGCAGACTACCCAGAAACCCAAAGGCATCCTGTCCTGCTCCCAGCCAAGGATCCCTTTGTCTCTCAGTTCGTTCGCCGTCTCCATCTCCAAAACTATCACGCGGGACCAAGGACTCTTGTCGGCTTAATTCGACGACAGTTTTGGATAGTCAACGCAAGGGACTTAGCGCGACAAGTCGTTCGCTCATGCATACATTGTCGCCGCTACCGACCAACTCTCGAAAAGCAGCTTATGGGGCAACTGCCCAAGGAACGCATCACACCGTCTCGGCCATTCTCAAGATGCGGAATAGATTTTTGCGGACCAATCAACGTCTATTTGCGCATCCGGGGTAAGCCGCCCACCAAGGCATACCTCGCCGTCTTCGTTTGCTTTGCCACAAAAGCCATACATGTCGAAGTGGTCTCAGATCTCACGACGGATAGCTTCATTGCATCACTCAAGCGCTTCATTGCCAGACGCGGGCTGCCTTCGGACATTTTTTGTGACAACGCTACTAACTTCGCAGGAGCCAACAACAAACTAGAAGCGTTGAAGCAGTTCCTCTTCAAGAAAGAAACGGCTGAATCGATCCATAATTTTTGTCGCAATGAATTCATTAACTTTCATTTCATTCCGCCCAGGGCTCCACATTTCGGGGGCATATGGGAGGCTGCCGTCAAAAGCGTCAAGGGACTACTCAATCGCACTCTTCGAGACACCAGACTAACCTTCGAGGAGCTAGCCACAGCAGCTGCTGACGTCGAGGCGATTTTGAACTCTCGCCCATTAACGCCGCTATCAACCGACCCAAACGACCTGGCCGCTCTCACGCCTGGTCACTTCTTAGTGGGTGACGCACTCCGAGCTCTTCCAGAAGCTCCACCAATCGACGACAATCTGGACAAGCTGGATCGATGGAAGAAGGTCAGCGCAATTAAGCACCACATCTGGAGCCGTTGGAGCCACGAATACGTGAACGAGCTCCAAGTTCGCACAACCTGGACGAAGACTGCACCAAATCTAGCGGTCAACGACATGGTTATTGTTCACGAGGATAATCTTCCCCCACAACGGTGGCTTCTTGGCCGCGTAGTCAGCACCATCGCCGGATCGGACAACATCGTGCGTGTAGCCAACGTACGCACCGCCAAGGGAATCATCCGCCGTCCCATACGGAAACTCGCCTTATTACCTGTCTCTTGA